The genomic window TAGCTCTTATATTTGCTAAAAGTAAAGGCTTAAAAATTAAAGATATATTTAAAAATTGGACTATATATCCAATAATATTAATGGAGATAATATATATATTTGTACAAATTAATATATTTAATGCTAATTATAGTGTTATAAAATACTCAGAAATTCTAAAAATAATATATTTCTGTTCATATATACCATTAATTTTAAAGTATAATCAATATTTAAGTGCAATTATTGGGTCATTTTTTATGATAATAGGTGGATTTTTAAATGATATTGCTATAAGAGCTAATGGAGGTAAGATGCCAGTTTTTCCTACATTATCATATTTTACTGGTTATATAAAATCTGATTCTTTTATTAGAGTAAATGATATTCACATTTTAGGAGATTGCACTACTAAATTTAAATTTTTAACAGATATATTTGATTTAGGATATAGCGTTTTAAGTATTGGAGACATATTTATTAGATTTTATGTATTTATTATAATTTATAAATCTATAAAGTATATTAATAAAGTTGATTGTGAATAAAGTAGATAAGAATATAGTTGTATTG from Clostridium septicum includes these protein-coding regions:
- a CDS encoding DUF5317 family protein, with the protein product MIETIIIALIFAKSKGLKIKDIFKNWTIYPIILMEIIYIFVQINIFNANYSVIKYSEILKIIYFCSYIPLILKYNQYLSAIIGSFFMIIGGFLNDIAIRANGGKMPVFPTLSYFTGYIKSDSFIRVNDIHILGDCTTKFKFLTDIFDLGYSVLSIGDIFIRFYVFIIIYKSIKYINKVDCE